The genomic stretch TTTGTTGTGTAAATCTTATGAATATGTTTATGGTAAGAAATAGGATCAAATATTTGTGTATTAGTTGGGCAGGAAAAGAATAAGGAATTAGGTGTGTCTTCAGATGTACTAAAGTGTCTATAGGACTAGTAATGTTTCTGTTTGTTTCATGATCATTTTGATTAGCCATGATTCTTACTCAATCTTATCATCTATATTTTCATTCTAAGTTTGGCTACACGTATGTTCTTTTTCTTGCTGATCCTTTAATTACCAATTATAgtccatcaatcttcagtttaTCACTATACATTCAAAAACTTCAGTCACTATCTGATTTCCTTCGGAGTTGTGTACAAAGCCGAAGTTATACTTTTCAATAGCCAGAAAGTTGCTTAGAACTGAATCCTTGATGAAATTCCCATTTTCATGGTTGGTTCTTTGATTTTCAACAGCATACAAAGTTTCATCTTTTAACCTTCGccaagttatatatatattgacaTTTTGTTACAAAGCTGAATCTGCATGTATGCGATAATTCGATGTTGCAGGTTTTACATTGTTCCTTGGATTCATAATTGATCGTGTCCACCATTATATGCAAAAGCTTAATAAGTTACGGAGTAATGCAGGAGCTTCTAGAGAAGAACTAGAGAGCCTTCAGAAAGAAAACGTGCTGCTTAAGGAAAAGCAAGATAAAGCTTCCAAGGAGATAAAGCAGCTAAAGGAACAAATTTCAACTCTTTCGGAGAGTTTGAAGAAGACAAAGGCGGAGTCCGAAGAGAAGGACAAAAGAGTCGAAACTGCCGAAGCTCACGTTGAGTCGCTTCAAAAACAAGCCGCGGATCTACTACTCGAATACGACAGGCTCTTGGAAGACAACCAGAATCTTCAGGCTCAAGCATCACGACACAAGGTTTGACGAAAAAAGTAGAATTTCGTTGGCGAACCGAGTTTTTAGGAAAATATATCACTGTACCATCATTGATTTGGTTGTGAAATCACATATGATTCCTTTGTTTTAGATCATTGCTTAACAGTTGCCTCATTCTAATCTAgtggtttcttttttttttttttcaatggaaaaaaagattttggagTTGGCAGTTTTGTAGCTCAGAATTATTGACGATACAAATGAAAATCTAGAGTAGAATCATAGAACAAGTTggcttatttattttttatttatgcttGGAGAtgcatcttgacattcaaattTTATGTAAAACCTAGTGCTTTAatgcaaatttaaaatttccTATGTTTGTAAAAAGgcttaattaattcaaaatgcTCCAATACACTATCATAATTCATGAGTTGAATAAAGATGGAACTATTAACAAGTTGACAATGAAGACAAAAGTTATGGCAAATCTACAGATAAATAAAGGAAATTCCAACCAAAAACATACAAATCTACTATTAATGAGTTGCAAACTTTGCATTTCCCTATTTGTTATTGAACAGATTTTTTTAGTAGCATTCATTTATATATCAATCTTGAAGAAACACATCTTTGGTAAGGTTTAGCTCCCTAGTGACATCTGCCATGTTCATTCTTTCATTCGGGGATTCAACTGAACAAGCAAGTCCAATTCTAATTAGAGAAAATACACACATGGTTAGCttctttgtgtatttttcttcttttctaatTTGTTTTGGCAAAAGAGTTGAGTCCATAATCTCTAGAAGATTGTGTGATTATGCCATCTTCACATAGTTATGAAGATTGTTATCATCTTTAAACATTTCTTCCATTGGCCTCCTTCCAGTCACCATTTCCAATACTAGAATTCCAAAAGAATACACATCACCTTGCATTGACACCTCACAACTCATTCCATACTCTGTGAAAACAACATGCCAATTTCACATTTAAAAAgtgaaaacaataaaattatGTTTTTCGCTTTCACTTCCTCTTTTAGTTTTTCCTTctcacaattttaaaaaaatggaaagagagaataaaaatttaaactaaaaaagtCCTTATAAGATTGGATGAAACAGATTATACCTGGAGGAGCATATCCAATAGTTCCCTTGAACACAGTTGTGGTAGATTGATTATGAGGATCACCATTAGTCACTGAGAGAAGCCTTGCTAATCCAAAATCAGTCACATGAGCAACCATGTCATCATCAAGAAGCACATTCTCTGGCTTTAGATCACAATGAACAACGGGTTGTTCACATCCATAGTGAAGATAATGTAATGCAGATGCCACATCGATAACAATATTTAGTCTTTGAGTAAGGTCTAATGTATATAGCCTATCTGTGATTTCAGCACTAGGATGCAACCACTTTTCTAAGCTTCCATTAGGCATGTACTCAAAACACTAATGCTTTAAATTCCTGGCCACTATAATCTATGCTCGAGCAACATGTTAAAATCTTCACCAGATTTCGATGCCTGATAAATTTTAGAGCATTACCTTCAGCAATGAAACTCTTGTGAGCTCCACTCATTTGAAGGTTTATCACCTTTATGGCGACAAACTTGTGTTCGGATTCAAGGAATCCTTTGTACACGGAACCAAAGCTACCAGATCCAATCAAGTTACTGGTAGAAAACCCCTGTGTTGAATGATGTAGGATTTGGTATGACACCATTGATAATTGATTTGTTGATGCTGTCAAAGATGatgttctttttttcttcttgctCAAGAAAACAACAATTGAAAGCAAAATAAGGCATACAACCACACAAATAACAATTATGGCTGGCTTCAAATTATGGTGATTGCTTCTTGCCATAACATTGGCAGGGCATGGTGCAAGATGTAACTGTAAGACACCTCCACAAAGCTTATTATTACCAACAATTGAAATTGCAGTTGCATCCTTGAATACACCCTCCAATGGTACCTTCCCTTCTAGCATATTGAAAGATACATTCAAATATGTTAGAAAAGAAAGCCTCTGCATATCTGTTGGAATTGATCCGGACAAGTTATTTCGCGAGAGATCCAAATGAGAAAGGCCTTTCAATGAAGCTATTGATGAAGGTATCATGCCACTGAAAGTATTATCATGTAAGTCTAAATATTCCATACGTGTGCACTTTCCAATAGTCATAGGAATCTGCCCAGATAGAGAGTTATTGGAGATATCCAAAGTTCCAAGGTTTCCAAGAGCTCCAACCTCAACAGGAAGAGTGCCATTCAGTGAATTATGAGATAAGTTCAGATTTGTGGACAAGGATGAAAGGCTAAAAACTTCCACTGGTATAGCACCACTAAAATTGTTTCCTGAAAAATCCCAAGTACAACAAGTTTTGCCAATTTCCAATACTTGGTGGAATTTTCCcataaaacatattttttgaaatgcttATTTCAACCAGTTGAGTGAGGTTACCCAAAGAGATAGGTATCTCACCCATAAGGTTGTTTGCACTCAAACCCATAATTGCATTTTCTGAAACTTTCCAAAAGAATTTGGAATAAACACAGTAAAGTGGTTATATTCCAAatccaaatcaattaaatttgtGTTATTGCATATAGTTTCAGGGATAGTTCCATGTATTTGATTAAAATCAAGACTTATTTCAGTGAGTTGAGCTGACAAATTCCCTATGGAGTTGGGTAAAACACCTCCGAAATTGTTGGAACTCAAAACCAAACTTTCCAATTCGGTACAATTAACCAAAGATGTTATATAATCCAAGTCTAGAGCTGAATTAATACCAAGATGGTTGTAGTTTAAATTTAGCCAATAAAGATCCTTCAGGTTTCCTAGATTTGGAACTTTTCCAACAAAACTGCAATAGCCAATATCAAAAAGTTGGAGTGAAGATGCATTTGAAATGGAAGTTGGGATTGGACCTGAAATTTGATTCCCTCCAATGCCAATCTCTTGCAGACTGATGAGGCTGGAGAACATGTTGGATGGAAGGGAGCCATGAAACTGGTTGTCTGCAGCATAGAAAATAGCGAGTGACGCATATTGTAAAGCGAAGAAGGAAGCTCCCCGGACAGTTTATTGGCACCAATGGCAAAACCTGATAAGCTTTTTAATTTTCCAATTTCTTCAGGTATCTTGCCTTCCAAGTAATTATAACCGATAGAAAGAATACTTAGAGAAGAGATATTCCATATGGAAGATGGAATTTCTCCAGAGTAGTTATTCTTGTTAAGACTCAACTTTTCAAGCTTCTTAAGAGTGCCAATCTCCATTGGTATTCGGCCGTAGAGATTGTTACTCGACATGTTTAGAAGCCTTAGCTCCGAGCAATTAGCCAAACTGACAGGAAACTCTCCTGTCAGTTTGTTATCCGGGAGGTAGAGTCGTTGTAATCTGAACAAACGACCTATCTCCCGAGGGATTTCTCCATAGAAGCTATTGCTCGCAAGGTTGAGAGTTCGCAAGAAAGAGAGA from Arachis stenosperma cultivar V10309 chromosome 9, arast.V10309.gnm1.PFL2, whole genome shotgun sequence encodes the following:
- the LOC130951119 gene encoding uncharacterized protein LOC130951119 — translated: MIQLLYMVLFVECVMGFLLLVKVGPLRELVMKTIEQVKMGKGPATVKTIAGTMSVILISSLMSIVKIQNKGAKLGTMSPMDQVLWRTHVLEASLMGFTLFLGFIIDRVHHYMQKLNKLRSNAGASREELESLQKENVLLKEKQDKASKEIKQLKEQISTLSESLKKTKAESEEKDKRVETAEAHVESLQKQAADLLLEYDRLLEDNQNLQAQASRHKV